The sequence ATGCCGGCGATCTGGTCGCGCTGCGGCGCCTTGGAAGCCGTGGTGATCTGGCCGCCCAGTTGGTCTTTCTTCTCGAACAGGGTCACGTCGTGACCGCGCTCGGCTGCCACGCGAGCGGCTTCCATACCGGCCGGGCCGCCACCGACGACCACCACCTTGCGCTTGGGTCCGGTGGACTTCTCGATGATGTGCGGCACGCCCATGTATTCACGGGAAGTCGCGGCGTTCTGGATGCACAGCACGTCCAGGCCCTGGTACTGGCGGTCGATGCAGTAGTTGGCGCCGACGCACTGCTTGATCTGGTCGACCTGGCCCATCTTGATCTTGGCGATCAGGTGCGGGTCGGCGATGTGCGCGCGGGTCATGCCGACCATGTCCACGTAGCCGCCTTCGAGGATGCGCGTGGCCTGGTTCGGGTCCTTGATGTTCTGTGCGTGCAGCACCGGCACGTTGACCACTTCCTTGATGCCCGCCGCCAGGTGCAGGAAGGGCTCCGGCGGATAGGTCATGTTCGGGATGACGTTGGCCAGGGTGTTGTGGGTGTCGCAGCCCGAGCCGACCACGCCGATGAAGTCGAGCATGCCGGTGTCGCTGTAGTACTTGGCGATCTGCTTCATGTCTTCATGGGTCAGACCGTCCGGGTGGAATTCGTCGCCGCAGATGCGCATGCCGACGCAGAAGTCGTCGCCGACTTCCTTGCGCACGGCCTTGAGCACTTCCAGGCCGAACTTCATGCGGCCCTCGAAGGTGCCGCCCCACTCATCGGTACGCTTGTTGACGCGCGGGCTCCAGAACTGGTCGATCATGTGCTGGTGCACGGCCGACAGCTCGACGCCGTCCAGGCCGCCTTCCTTCGCGCGGCGTGCGGCCTGCGCGTAGTTGCCGATCACGCGCCAGATCTCTTCCGGCTCGATGGTCTTGCAGGTGGCGCGGTGCACGGGCTCGCGGATACCCGAGGGCGACATCAGGGTCGGCCAGTGCTCGCCGTCCCAGCGGGAACGACGGCCCATGTGGGTAATCTGGATCATGATCTTGGCGCCGTGCTTGTGCATGGCGTCGGCGAGGTTCTGGAAGTGCGGGATGATGCGGTCGGTGGACAGGTTCACCGACTTCCACCAGCCCTGCGGGCTGTCGATGGCAACCACCGAAGAACCGCCGCAGATGGCCAGGCCGATGCCGCCCTTGGCCTTCTCCTCGTAGTACTTCACGTAGCGCTCGGTCGTCATGCCGCCATCGGTCGCGTAGACCTCGGCGTGAGCGGTGGAAAGTACGCGGTTGCGGATGGTCAGTTTGCCGATCTGGATCGGCTGGAACATTGCCTCGAAAGCCATTGCGGCGTCCTCACGGAATCAGAGGTTCTTGTTGTGGAAGCGGGCCGAGCCCGCTTATCGCGGCCATGGGCCGCTCCTACAGGGTCAGAGGGGTTTGACGATGAACAGGCCGTCGTCGTGGCCTTCTTCCGAACCGCTGTACACCTGCTCGGCGACGGTGCGGATGCTGCTGCCGCGGGCCTGGAGAATCTGGTCCATGGCGCCGGCGAACCAGCCGGTGAACATGTAGTCGACCTTGCGATTGACCTTGCCGTAGACGTACACGAAGGCCGAGTGCTTCAGGCGGACCTGGGCGGTGCCCTTGTCGAGGTCGATCTGCTCGATCTGGAACAGGCCCCAGCCGCGTTGCGACAGGCGCTTCATGTAGTGCTCGAACACCGCCACGCCTTCGATGCCGTGGCATTCGGCTTCCTTCTCGCACCAGTGCCAGGCGGACTTGTAGCCGGCCTTGTAGAGGATCTCGGCATAGCGCTCGGCGCCCAGTTCTTCCTCGATGCCCATGTGGTTGTTGACGAAGAAATGCCGCGGAACGTACAGCATCGGCAGGGCGTCGGTGGTCCAGACACCGGTTTCGCTGTCGACTTCGATGGGCAGTTCGGGGGCGTGTTTGGCCATGGTGATAAAGCTCCGGATTCTTTGGGCGCCCTCTCCGGTCGGGGGAGAGGGCTGGGAAGAGGGAATTAGGGAGAAGAGGACTGCGAGGCGCGTTACTCGCCCCAGACATCCGCCAGGACGCGGACCCAGTTCTCGCCCATGACCTTGCGCACCACGCGCTCGGGCATGCCGCGCTTGAGCAGGGTCTCGGTCAGGTTGGGGAACTCGCCCACGGTGCGGATGCCCAGCGGGTTGACGATCTTCCCGAAGTTGGTCAGGCGGCGGGCGTAGCCCTTGTCGTGGGTCAGCCACTCGAAGAACGACTGGCCGTGGCCCTGGGTGAAGTCGGTGCCGATGCCGATGGCGTCCTCGCCGACGATGTTCATCACGTACTCGATGGCCTCGGCGTAATCGTCGATGGTCGAGTCGATGCCCTTGGCCAGGAAGGGCGCGAACATGGTCACGCCGACGAAACCGCCGTGGTCGGCGATGAACTTCAGCTCTTCGTCGGACTTGTTGCGCGGGTGCTCTTTGAGGCCCGAGGGCAGACAGTGGGAGTAGCAGACCGGCTTCTTGGACTCGAGGATGACTTCCTCGGAAGTCTTGGAGCCGACGTGGGACAGGTCGCACATGATGCCGACGCGGTTCATCTCCGCGACGATCTCGCGACCGAAGCCGGAGAGGCCGCCGTCACGCTCGTAGCAGCCGGTGCCCACGAGGTTCTGGGTGTTGTAGCACATCTGCACGATGCCCACGCCCAGTTGCTTGAACACCTCGACGTAGCCGATCTGGTCCTCGAACGCATGGGCGTTCTGGAAGCCGTAGAGGATGCCGGTCTTGCCCAGCTCCTTGGCCTTGCGGATGTCGGCGGTGCTGCGTACCGGGATCACCAGGTCGCTATTCTCGCGGATCAGCTTGTTGCTCGCGGTGATGTTGTTCACCGTGGCCTGGAAGCCTTCCCACACGGACACGGTGCAGTTCGCGGCGGTCAGGCCACCCTTGCGCATGTCCTCGAAGAGTTCGCGGTTCCACTTGGCGATGATCAGACCGTCGATGACGATGCTGTCGGCGTGAAGTTCGGCTGGGCTCATCTGGCATTACCCCTTGTCAGGCTGGTGGCGCCGGCGCTTTGGCCGACGCTTTGGAGGCAGCATATCCCCGGCCATCCGGGCGACCCGGTTCGAAAACGACTAGGGTCGTACCGAAAGCGTCAAGGCAACGACATGGGCGACGGCAACCGCGTCGCACAGGCGCATGCGGGCATGAGCGCGACGTTTTAGAGAGCGCGGGGGAATGAGGAAGGACGAACAGGGAGCACCTTGTAGGAGCGAGCTTGCTCGCGAACGACTCCGCTGCGGGGCAGGTTCGCGAGCAAGCTCGCTCCTACGAAGAGCAGGGCTTCGCTGCGACTAGCGCTTGCGCCAGCAGACGAACAGGTTCCACGCCAGCAGGGCGCCGACGAAGGTGGAACTGGCGTAGAAGAGCAGGCTGTCCATGCGGACCTCTGCGAAACGCAGGCGCCCCCGCGAAGGGGGCGCCGGGTGGTAGGGGCTTACTCGCCGGCGACCAGTCGCGCGTGGGCGGACTCTTCGCCGAGGTTGTTGAGCAGGCGCTCGCTGTACCAGTCGAGGAAGTTGATCACGCCGAACTCGTAGGTCTTCGAGTACGGGCCCGGCTGGTAGGCGGTGGAGTTGATGCCGCGCTGGTTTTCCTCGGCCAGGCGACGGTCCTGGTCGTTGGTGGCGTCCCAGACTTCGCGCAGGCGCTGCACGTCGTAGTCGACGCCTTCCACGGCATCCTTGTGCACCAGCCACTTGGTGGTGACCATGGTTTCCTGCGCGCTGATCGGCCACACGGTGAAGACGATGATGTGGTCGCCCATGCAGTGGTTCCACGAGTGCGGCAGGTGCAGGATGCGCATCGAGCCCAGGTCCGGGTTCTTGATGCGGCCCATGAGTTTCTTCGAGCCCTGCTTGCCGTCCATGGTCATGGACACGGTGCCGTCGAGCAGCGGCATGCGCACGATACGGTTGCGCAGGCCGAAGCTGGCGTGGGCGTAAGGGATCTTCTCCTCGTCCCAGGCCTTGGTGCAGGCCGCGACCTGGTCCTTGAACGCTTGGCTCGCGCGCGGGTCGGTGACGTCGTCCCACTCCAGCAGGGTCTTCAGCAGTTCCGGGTGCGAACCGTTGCAGTGGTAGCACTCGCGGTTGTTCTCGATCACCAGCTTCCAGTTGGCCTTTTCCATCAAGGTGGTCTGCACCGCCACCTTGGTGTTCTCCATGTCGTAGGGCTCCATGTAGTGAGCCAGGGTGGCGAGGAAGTCGTCGATGGCCGGCGGGTTCTCGGCTAGCGAGATGAAGATGTAGCCACCAGCGGTCTTAACGTGCACCGGCTTCAGGCTGTAGTCCTTCATGTCGAAGTCGTCGCCCATCTCGGTGCCGGCGAACAGCAGGCGGCCGTCCAGCTCGTAGGTCCACTGGTGGTACGGGCAGACCAGCTTGGCGACCTTGCCCTTGTCGCTCACGCACAGGCGCGAGCCACGGTGGCGGCAGACGTTATGGAAGGCGTGGACCTTGCCCTCGGCGCCGCGCAGGACGATCACCGGGTTGTCGCCGATCTGCACGGTGAGGAAGTTGCCCTTGGCGGGGATCTCGCTGGTCATGCCGGCGATCAGCCATTCCTTCTGGAAGATCTCCTGCATGTCGATCTGGAACAGGCGCTCGTCGTTGTAGAACGGCTGCGGCAGCGAGAAGGAATGGTCGCGAGTGCGCAGCATCTCGGCGGTGGCCTTGCGGGCCGGTTCCAGCGGATCGCCCAGACTCAGGGTGGTGGTGACGTCCATCGGTAGGTCCTCATGCCGCAGCCGCGTGGCTGCTGGCGGAAATAAGTGGCTGATACGGTGTGCCACGCAGGGCATGGCGGCGGATGCGAGGCGCGCCGAGTGCGCGTTCTCCACCGTCCTCGTTCAAGGCATAGCGTTGCTCGGCTGGCGACCAGTGTGGCGCTGCCGGCGACAAACACCCTTATCCATGGGCGACACGACCGCATCCGTTTCCGACGCGGCAGCCCCCGCCACAGGCGGCAGGTCGCGATAAGCATGCAAATGTCGCAGGCAGGTAAATGGGTGGCACGGGGCGTGCGCACAATCGGTTCCATCAGGCATGCCGAATGGCCGGGGCCTGAGCCGCCCTCGCAAGAGCGACGCTCCCCCCGCCCGGCGCTGCCCCTACAAGGCCGACGACGGCCGGCGTGCGCGGAGAGACATCATGTCGAGCAACTTCCTCAATCCGGTGAACACCCAGACCTGGACCAACGGCCGCCACCTGGTGCGCTGCGTGAAAGCCATCCAGGAAACCTGGGACGTGCGCACCTTCTGCTTCGCCGCCGACCAGCCGCTGATGTTCTTCTTCAAGCCCGGGCAGTTCGTCACCCTGGAGCTGGAAATCGACGGCGTGCCGATCATGCGCTCCTACACCATCTCCAGCTCGCCCTCGGTGCCCTACAGCTTCTCCATCACCATCAAGCGCGTGCCCGGCGGCAAGGTCTCCAACTGGCTGCACGACAACCTCAAGGAAGGCGACGTGCTCCCGGTGCACGGCCCGGTGGGCAACTTCAACGCCATCGACTTCCAGGCCGACAAGGTGCTCTACCTCTCCGGCGGCGTCGGCATCACCCCGGTGATGTCCATGGCGCGCTGGTTCTTCGACACCAACGGCAACGTCGACATGATCTTCGTGCACAGCGCGCGCACGCCGAAGGACATCATCTACCACCGCGAGCTCGACCACATGGCCTCGCGGATCAACAACTTCAAGCTGCACCTGATCTGCGAGAAGTACGAGATCGGCGAGACCTGGGCCGGTTATCGCGGCTACCTGAACAAGGCCATGCTGCAGCTGATCGCCCCGGACTTCATGGAACGCGAAGTCTTCTGCTGCGGCCCGACGCCCTACATGCACGCGATCAAGCGCCTGCTCGAAGCCGAGGGCTTCGACATGTCGCGCTACCACGAGGAAGCCTTCGGCCCGACCCCGCCGGAAGTCCGCCAGGAAGTGAACGAACTGGCCGCCGAAGCCGCCGACGCCCCGGCCGTGCCCGCCGCCGACCTGCACCTGGTGGACTTCTGCGAAACCGGCAAGAGCATCCGCGTGGCGCCGGGCGAAACCGTCCACGCCGCCGCCGCCAAGCTCGGCCTGCACATCCCCAAGGCCTGCGGCATGGGCATCTGCGGCACCTGCAAGGTGATGAAGCGCGCCGGCGAAGTGGACATGGAGCACAACGGCGGGATCACCGACGAGGATGTGGCCGAGGGCTACATCCTGTCGTGCTGCAGCGTGCCCAAGGGCGATGTGGTGATCGAGTACTGATCGCCCACGGCGCATAACCGCCTCGCGGTTATGCGCCCTACCAATCCCCCTCCCACGCCGAGATATCGCGCGACGCCATACCCGTAGGGCGAATAACCCCGAAGGGGTTATCCGCCATTTTCGTGCCGGGCTGCGCCAACCTCTGCACTCGCACCCCACCCGCTCCCGGTCTAAGGTCCATGCACACCCGACCGCCGGAGCCCGCATGGCCATCAAGTCCCCCAGCCCCCGCCAGCAGACCCACCTCGCCGTCCTGATCGACGCCGACAACGCCCCCGCCGCCATCGTCGAAGGCCTGTTCGAGGAGATCGCCAAGTACGGCGTCGCCAGCGTCAAGCGCATCTACGGCGACTGGACCCAGCCGCAGCTCGGCCGCTGGAAGCAGGTGCTGCTCGACCACTCCATCCAGCCGATCCAGCAGTTCGCCTACACCAAGGGCAAGAACGCCACCGACAGCGCGCTGATCATCGACGCCATGGACCTGCTCTACACCCGCCGCTTCGACGGCTTCTGCCTGGTCTCCAGCGACAGCGACTTCACCCGCCTGGCCGCGCGCCTGCGCGAAGAGGGGCTGATGGTCTATGGCTTCGGCGAAAGCAAGACGCCCGATCCCTTCGTGCGCGCCTGCGACAAGTTCATCTACACCGAGATCCTCCGCCCCGAGCCCGAAGTCCAGCCCGAGCCCGCCGAAGCCGGCCAGCCCCAGGCGCCCAAGGCCGAAGCCAAGCCCAAGCCGCAGAAGGCGCCGCTGGACTTCATCGCCAAGCTGCTCGACGACATTGGCGACGACGAGGACGACTGGGTCGGCCTCGGCGCCCTCGGGCAGAGCATCAGCAAGCTGCGCCCGGCCTTCGATGCGCGGCTGTACGGCTTCAAGAAGCTCAGCGACCTGATCAAGAGCCAACCCAAGCGCTTCGAGCTGCAGGCGCGCGGCGGCAGCAATGGCGGCGGCAAGGACTTCTACGTACGCAATGTGCGCAAATGAGCCCTGCATGACGCCAGGGAATGACATGCGGAGGAATTTTCAGTTGTCCCGCCCCGCCCGCGACGCTAAACAGTCGTTCAAATAACTCAATCGAACCGCACCCATGCCCGCCTTCAGCCAGACCTACTACGAAGCCACCGCCGAACGCCCGCCCTTCGCCGCCCAGCGCGGCCGCCTCGATGCCCGCGTGTGCATCCTCGGCGGCGGCCTCGCCGGCCTGAACACCGCACTCGGGCTGGCCGAGCGCGGTGTCAGCGACGTGGTGCTGCTGGAGTCGCACCAGGTCGGCCACGGCGCCTCCGGGCGCAATGGCGGCTTCGTCTTCGGCGGCTACAGCCTGGGCAACGCCGACCTGCTCGCCACCCTCGGCGCCGAGGAAGCGCGGCGGCTCTACCACCTGACCCTCGAAGCGGTCGACCTGATCCGCCAGCGCGTGCGCCACTACGGCATCGACTGCGACCTGGTGGACGAAGGCGTGATCCTCGCCAACTGGTTCAACGAACCCTCGCGCCTGGAAAAACCACGCCAGCTGATGAAGAGCGCCTACGGCGTGGACTGGGAGCCGATCTCCACCGCCGCGCTGCGCGAGCAGCTGAAAAGCGCCCACTATTTCGGCGGCCTGCTGGAACGCAACGCCTTCCACTTCCACCCGCTGAAATACTGCGGCGGCATAGCCCGCGCGGCAGCCGGCCTGGGCGTACGCATCCACGAAGGCAGCCCGGCGCAAGGCATCGAGAAGCGCGACGGACGCTACGTCGTACGCACGGCCGACGGCGAAGTGCATGCAGAGCAAGTGGTGTTCTGCGGCGGCGGCTACGCACGCGGCGTCTACCGCCCCATCGAGCGTTCGGTACTGCCGATCGCCACCTACGTCATGGCCACCGAACCCCTGGGCGAACGCCTGAAAGACGCCATCGCCACCCGCGCGGCGGTCTACGACACCCGCTTCGCCTTCGATTACTACCGCCCGCTGGCCGACACGCGCATCCTCTGGGGCGGCCGCATCTCCATCCTCAACCGCGGCCCGGAGGCCATCGCCGGCCTGCTCCAACGCGACCTGCTGGCGGTTTATCCACAGCTCGAAGGCGTGAAGGTCGAATACTCCTGGGGCGGCCTGATGAGCTACGCCCGCCACCTGATGGCGCAAATAGGCCAGGACGAAGCCGGCATCTGGCACGCCATCGGCTTTGGCGGCCACGGCATGGCACCAACCACGGTAGCCGGCGAAGTGCTCGCCGACGCCATCAGCGGCAAGCAAGCGGTGCCGGCGGGCTTCAAACGCTTCGGCCTGCCCAACGCCTACGGCCTCGCCGGCATGGCCGCCGCCCAGGCGACCTACACCGCCTACGAGCTGCGCGACGCGTTCGACGTACGACGTCTCAACGGCTGAACGGGTTTCGCCTAAACTCGCGCCTTTGCCCTACCGGAGCCCCCCATGCCGCAGTACCAATTCAACCTCGGCGCCGACGCCCAGGCCCGCGAAGTCGTGACCCAGGGCCTCGAGGCCTACAACCTCGAACAGATGAAAACGCCCGGCGGCTACATCGACATCGAACTCTACGCCCGCGACGAAAGCGGCCAGGTGGTCGGCGGCCTGTTCGGCCACTCGGGCATGGGCTGGATGTACATCGACTACCTCTGGCTGCAATCCGACCAACGCGGCTCGGGCCTGGGCGCCCAGCTGATCGCCCTCGCCGAAGAAGAAGCCCGCCGCCGCGAATGCGTGGGCGTGTTCCTCTACACCTACAGCTTCCAGGCGCCGGGCTTCTACCAGAAGCAAGGCTTCGAAGTGATGGGCGTGCTGGAAGACTGCCCGCCGGGCCATCAGCGCATCTACCTGAAGAAACGCCTCAGCGCCTGACCCTCTGTTCGTAGGGCGAATAACCCCGAAGGGGTTATCCGCCGCCAATCACCAGCGCAGAGCAACGGCAGATAACGCGTAGCGTTATTCGCCCTACGGGTATAGGCAGAGGCCACCCACAAACTGGAACTATACTTCCAGATAATCAACAAAGCAGACCGTATCAAGAAATATATTGCTCGAAAATGAAGGGAGAACTAGGATTTCGAGAAATATATTTCTGGTTCAGTCCTCATGCCCGAGCAGCTGACGATCCAAACCTTCGTTGAAGGCCACTGGCACGATGCTCTCGTGCTCACCGTGGACTCCCCCGCCGCTGTCGAGCGCAGCAAGTGCTCGACGGCGTACCTCGGTGATTACCTCCTCACCTTCATCGACCGCATCGAATCTCCCTTCGAGCCAGCCGTCAGCGTGAACTTGCCGATGAACTGGAATGCCGTTCGCACCGACGGCTATCCAGCGTTCATCTACGACATCATCCCCGCCGGCGCGGCCCGGAAATCGCTCATTCGCCGATTCGAAAGCGAAAAGCCCCGGGACGTCGAGCTGGACCTGTTCCTGCTGAAGCGCTGCACCCCGGCCCCCATAGGGCATTTGCGCGTGAAGGAGTCGTTCGAGCAGCTCGATATGAGCCGAATCGTCGCCTTCCCCCGCAGCGAGGTTATCCAGCGCACGAACACCTTCCTCGAATACGCCTACGAACAAGGGGCTGCCATTGGCGGAGCCACTGGCGCTCAGGGCGAGGCGCCCAAGCTGCTGATGACCGAAGACCAGGACGGCGCCCTGCATGCCGACGCAACGCTGCCGGATCGCCAGGCTCGCAGGCACTGGCTGGTGAAGTTCGCTCGCAACAATGTCAGCGAGCGCGACAAGAACATCCTGCGAGCCGAGTACCACTACTACCGCGCGATTGCCGAGTTGGGCCTGGATACCGTTTCCACCAAGGGTCTGGTCCTGGAAGAAGCGGAAAAGCCCAGCCTCTGGATGCCCCGCTTCGACCGCGAGGTTCGGCCAGACGGGGCTGTCGAGCGCATTGCGATGGAGTCGATCTACTCCGTTTGCGGCAATACTCTCCCCGGTTCGCACATGCGCCATGAAGAGGTGATCGGCCGCCTGATCAGCCTCTGGCGAGGCAACAGCCAGGAAGAAGAGATCGAAGACCTGGTGTTCGAGTACATCCGCCGCGACCTGCTGAACCGCATACTCGGCAACTCCGACAACCACGGCCGGAACCTGTCGATACTCCGCCACCAGGGTCGCTTCAAGCTCGCGCCCATCTACGACCTGGCCCCCATGGTGCTCGACCCCGAGGGCGTCACCCGGGTCACCAAATGGGCAAGCGAAATCGCCGGCGCCCCCGACTGGCGGGCGGTCTGCGGTCAGTTCGGACAACTGATGAGCGAAGTCGACCTTCATGACCGCCTGCGCAAGGCAGCCCAGGATTTCCGCGCCCTCCCTGGGCTTCTGAAAGACATGCCGGAAGAGATTCGAAGCGCCCAGTCGATCCCCGTGAACAACCTGGATGCCCGCCTGAAGGAGTGGGGCCTGCTATGAAAATT is a genomic window of Pseudomonas knackmussii B13 containing:
- a CDS encoding NYN domain-containing protein, producing MAIKSPSPRQQTHLAVLIDADNAPAAIVEGLFEEIAKYGVASVKRIYGDWTQPQLGRWKQVLLDHSIQPIQQFAYTKGKNATDSALIIDAMDLLYTRRFDGFCLVSSDSDFTRLAARLREEGLMVYGFGESKTPDPFVRACDKFIYTEILRPEPEVQPEPAEAGQPQAPKAEAKPKPQKAPLDFIAKLLDDIGDDEDDWVGLGALGQSISKLRPAFDARLYGFKKLSDLIKSQPKRFELQARGGSNGGGKDFYVRNVRK
- a CDS encoding DUF5943 domain-containing protein, whose protein sequence is MAKHAPELPIEVDSETGVWTTDALPMLYVPRHFFVNNHMGIEEELGAERYAEILYKAGYKSAWHWCEKEAECHGIEGVAVFEHYMKRLSQRGWGLFQIEQIDLDKGTAQVRLKHSAFVYVYGKVNRKVDYMFTGWFAGAMDQILQARGSSIRTVAEQVYSGSEEGHDDGLFIVKPL
- a CDS encoding type II toxin-antitoxin system HipA family toxin, coding for MPEQLTIQTFVEGHWHDALVLTVDSPAAVERSKCSTAYLGDYLLTFIDRIESPFEPAVSVNLPMNWNAVRTDGYPAFIYDIIPAGAARKSLIRRFESEKPRDVELDLFLLKRCTPAPIGHLRVKESFEQLDMSRIVAFPRSEVIQRTNTFLEYAYEQGAAIGGATGAQGEAPKLLMTEDQDGALHADATLPDRQARRHWLVKFARNNVSERDKNILRAEYHYYRAIAELGLDTVSTKGLVLEEAEKPSLWMPRFDREVRPDGAVERIAMESIYSVCGNTLPGSHMRHEEVIGRLISLWRGNSQEEEIEDLVFEYIRRDLLNRILGNSDNHGRNLSILRHQGRFKLAPIYDLAPMVLDPEGVTRVTKWASEIAGAPDWRAVCGQFGQLMSEVDLHDRLRKAAQDFRALPGLLKDMPEEIRSAQSIPVNNLDARLKEWGLL
- a CDS encoding GNAT family N-acetyltransferase, with the translated sequence MPQYQFNLGADAQAREVVTQGLEAYNLEQMKTPGGYIDIELYARDESGQVVGGLFGHSGMGWMYIDYLWLQSDQRGSGLGAQLIALAEEEARRRECVGVFLYTYSFQAPGFYQKQGFEVMGVLEDCPPGHQRIYLKKRLSA
- the gbcB gene encoding glycine-betaine demethylase subunit GbcB, yielding MSSNFLNPVNTQTWTNGRHLVRCVKAIQETWDVRTFCFAADQPLMFFFKPGQFVTLELEIDGVPIMRSYTISSSPSVPYSFSITIKRVPGGKVSNWLHDNLKEGDVLPVHGPVGNFNAIDFQADKVLYLSGGVGITPVMSMARWFFDTNGNVDMIFVHSARTPKDIIYHRELDHMASRINNFKLHLICEKYEIGETWAGYRGYLNKAMLQLIAPDFMEREVFCCGPTPYMHAIKRLLEAEGFDMSRYHEEAFGPTPPEVRQEVNELAAEAADAPAVPAADLHLVDFCETGKSIRVAPGETVHAAAAKLGLHIPKACGMGICGTCKVMKRAGEVDMEHNGGITDEDVAEGYILSCCSVPKGDVVIEY
- a CDS encoding dipeptidase; the encoded protein is MSPAELHADSIVIDGLIIAKWNRELFEDMRKGGLTAANCTVSVWEGFQATVNNITASNKLIRENSDLVIPVRSTADIRKAKELGKTGILYGFQNAHAFEDQIGYVEVFKQLGVGIVQMCYNTQNLVGTGCYERDGGLSGFGREIVAEMNRVGIMCDLSHVGSKTSEEVILESKKPVCYSHCLPSGLKEHPRNKSDEELKFIADHGGFVGVTMFAPFLAKGIDSTIDDYAEAIEYVMNIVGEDAIGIGTDFTQGHGQSFFEWLTHDKGYARRLTNFGKIVNPLGIRTVGEFPNLTETLLKRGMPERVVRKVMGENWVRVLADVWGE
- a CDS encoding NAD(P)/FAD-dependent oxidoreductase; translation: MPAFSQTYYEATAERPPFAAQRGRLDARVCILGGGLAGLNTALGLAERGVSDVVLLESHQVGHGASGRNGGFVFGGYSLGNADLLATLGAEEARRLYHLTLEAVDLIRQRVRHYGIDCDLVDEGVILANWFNEPSRLEKPRQLMKSAYGVDWEPISTAALREQLKSAHYFGGLLERNAFHFHPLKYCGGIARAAAGLGVRIHEGSPAQGIEKRDGRYVVRTADGEVHAEQVVFCGGGYARGVYRPIERSVLPIATYVMATEPLGERLKDAIATRAAVYDTRFAFDYYRPLADTRILWGGRISILNRGPEAIAGLLQRDLLAVYPQLEGVKVEYSWGGLMSYARHLMAQIGQDEAGIWHAIGFGGHGMAPTTVAGEVLADAISGKQAVPAGFKRFGLPNAYGLAGMAAAQATYTAYELRDAFDVRRLNG
- the gbcA gene encoding glycine-betaine demethylase subunit GbcA produces the protein MDVTTTLSLGDPLEPARKATAEMLRTRDHSFSLPQPFYNDERLFQIDMQEIFQKEWLIAGMTSEIPAKGNFLTVQIGDNPVIVLRGAEGKVHAFHNVCRHRGSRLCVSDKGKVAKLVCPYHQWTYELDGRLLFAGTEMGDDFDMKDYSLKPVHVKTAGGYIFISLAENPPAIDDFLATLAHYMEPYDMENTKVAVQTTLMEKANWKLVIENNRECYHCNGSHPELLKTLLEWDDVTDPRASQAFKDQVAACTKAWDEEKIPYAHASFGLRNRIVRMPLLDGTVSMTMDGKQGSKKLMGRIKNPDLGSMRILHLPHSWNHCMGDHIIVFTVWPISAQETMVTTKWLVHKDAVEGVDYDVQRLREVWDATNDQDRRLAEENQRGINSTAYQPGPYSKTYEFGVINFLDWYSERLLNNLGEESAHARLVAGE
- the dgcA gene encoding dimethylglycine demethylation protein DgcA, coding for MAFEAMFQPIQIGKLTIRNRVLSTAHAEVYATDGGMTTERYVKYYEEKAKGGIGLAICGGSSVVAIDSPQGWWKSVNLSTDRIIPHFQNLADAMHKHGAKIMIQITHMGRRSRWDGEHWPTLMSPSGIREPVHRATCKTIEPEEIWRVIGNYAQAARRAKEGGLDGVELSAVHQHMIDQFWSPRVNKRTDEWGGTFEGRMKFGLEVLKAVRKEVGDDFCVGMRICGDEFHPDGLTHEDMKQIAKYYSDTGMLDFIGVVGSGCDTHNTLANVIPNMTYPPEPFLHLAAGIKEVVNVPVLHAQNIKDPNQATRILEGGYVDMVGMTRAHIADPHLIAKIKMGQVDQIKQCVGANYCIDRQYQGLDVLCIQNAATSREYMGVPHIIEKSTGPKRKVVVVGGGPAGMEAARVAAERGHDVTLFEKKDQLGGQITTASKAPQRDQIAGITRWFQLELARLNVDLRLGTAADPDTIMDLRPDIVVLANGGHPFLEQNEHWGAAEGLVVSSWDILDGKVAPGKNVLVYDTICEFSGMSVADFLADKGSLVEIVTDDIKPGVAIGGTTFPTYYRSMYPKEVIMTGDLMLEKVYREGDKLVAVLENEYTGAKEERVVDQVVVENGVRPDETLYYALKQGSRNKGQIDVEALFAIQPQPCLSQPGDGYLLFRIGDCVAQRNTHAAIYDALRLCKDF